In the Pirellulales bacterium genome, one interval contains:
- a CDS encoding methyltransferase domain-containing protein: MDEHRQSILDQFTRQAVPFAEIHARDDSAIHQLLIRTAGITEADNVLDVACGPGLVACEVARVAKHVTGIDLTPAMIAQSRQRQQSLGLANLAWVTGDAQPLPFPDASFSRVISRYAFHHFTDPGGVFAEMVRVCRVGERVTVADVFTTSADQASAFDRLENLRDPSHTHALRLDEFDSLFATLADVRKEFYTYSVDVDELLERSFPAAGGAAAFRQAVEADIGVDKLGISATLDGGLRFAFPVIIVSGAIAPWRT, encoded by the coding sequence GTGGACGAACATAGGCAATCGATTCTCGACCAGTTCACTCGGCAGGCGGTGCCGTTCGCCGAAATTCACGCGCGCGACGACTCCGCGATCCATCAACTCCTTATCCGCACGGCCGGAATCACCGAGGCCGATAACGTCCTCGACGTGGCTTGCGGACCGGGACTGGTCGCTTGCGAAGTCGCGCGTGTGGCAAAGCATGTCACGGGCATCGATCTGACGCCGGCCATGATCGCCCAAAGCCGGCAGCGCCAGCAGTCGTTGGGACTCGCGAATCTGGCCTGGGTCACTGGCGACGCCCAGCCGCTTCCGTTCCCGGATGCGTCGTTCTCAAGGGTCATCAGCCGCTATGCGTTCCACCACTTCACGGACCCGGGAGGCGTTTTTGCGGAGATGGTGCGCGTGTGTCGTGTCGGCGAACGCGTGACGGTCGCGGATGTATTTACAACATCCGCCGACCAAGCAAGCGCATTCGACCGCTTGGAAAATCTTCGCGATCCCTCCCACACGCATGCGCTGCGATTGGATGAATTCGACTCCCTCTTCGCGACGCTCGCGGACGTTCGCAAGGAGTTCTACACGTATTCTGTCGACGTCGACGAACTGCTCGAGCGGTCGTTCCCCGCTGCCGGCGGCGCCGCCGCATTTCGCCAAGCCGTGGAAGCGGATATCGGCGTGGATAAGCTTGGCATTAGCGCAACGCTCGATGGCGGTCTCCGCTTCGCCTTTCCCGTGATCATCGTGTCCGGCGCGATCGCGCCGTGGCGAACCTGA